Genomic segment of Saccharomyces cerevisiae S288C chromosome XV, complete sequence:
AAAGTGATAGCCATGAATTTCAGAAGTGAACTAGAAACTTCAGCAGTTTTCGATTCTTTGACCATAGATAACAATGTTTCAAACTTGTAGGCGTTACTGAAAATATTGGCATCTTCTACATCTGAACTATTTTTCagatattttattatttgttctACTGTGATATAAAATCTGTTTGCATATTCCGGGTGCACCTCTATGAAGTTTATTATCCAtatcattatcaaattcaacGTTTCcatatctttattttcccTTGCGATTCTCGTGGCTTCCtcaaaagaatttatcGCTGCATCACACTCATTGAAACTTGAGTGGAAGGTGGCAAGGGACAACAAGGAGATATGGAAGTAATTTTGAGAATTGCCCGTGGACTTGTAATCAAAATAGTTATGTAGAGAATCTAGTGCGGTTTGATAACTGTTCTCTTTTATAGCTTCGAGATACTTtaatataaaaatcaaAGGGAATTTTGTGGCATCGTTCAATGAAAGCGTATCTAGCAAATCAAAAACTAGTCCgctttgttcttcataTGTGGAACTAGTTTCTTCTTGACCCATCAGATTAAATTCTGTATTATCTAACCAATTCACAATTTGTCGATTAACTATTGATTGTAAATGTTGGATGGAAATCAATGTCCCataattttcttcgttcattgtttttgaatcaGCGTCATTACCATTATTGAAGTGTTGGAAAAATTCCACCATCTGTTGATCCTCCACCGAGATCTCGTCGTTAGCCAGAAGACAGTTTTTTACCTTTTGAATATGAACGTTATCTTTAAATCGTAGCCATAGCGGAGTATGCTTAAATAcagttttgaaattttgtaGATTAATCCAGATTGTCTCCCtcatttcaaaatcacCAATTTGATACTTGCGTATACAAGTTGACAAAAATGTTCCTAAAAAACTCGCTCTTGTCATTTGTCTTCTTGTTGATGTTGTACGCATTTTCATTGACCTGTAATTATTAACCAAACAGTTCTTTTCTAAATCCATCATTAGTCTGTTGATTGAATCCAGTCCATTAATTGCTTCCAAATAGCCCATTAATGTCAGAGCTATTTTGTTACCATCCTTGTCATCTAACAGTATCCTTATTATATTATCTAGAATAGGAAGTACAGGAGGAGGAACAATAGATGAAGATCTTAAATTACTATTATCCTTGAGCAGAGGATTCCATTCTAGTGAAGGTCTAGTAGGGGATATTAACCGAAGAAATACTGCTGTTGGCACTGATATGCCATTATCTTGTGAGCAGTGAGCATGTATTAGGATTAATATGCATAGATCGTACGGAGTAATAAAGTTAGTAATACCCAATGGACCATACTTACTCATTTTTCTGATCAGTTTTGATTTgccttttccttttaacTCTCGTCGTTTTTTATATTCCTCGATGAAACTGCAGCAGTTTTTTAGCTAGCGCAAATAATGTCAAAGACACAAATTGGCAATATTGTTAATATATAAGCGttggaaaaattaaaaataaaaatcacCCAAACAATACTTCGACAGTACAGTACGATATTTGTATGGATTTGATATAAGGCTCTTGAACAGATAATTTTACTTACTCTAAATATCTATATGAAGTTAGAATCATCGCCTTGCTGGGAAGTCGGCCTGGGACAGGTAGTAAAACCCTTAATTTACgccttttttcattaacttCTGTAATCAAAGCGAATCCTAAAATAGGCGATTTTATTACTGTTGCCTGATCTGCCCTTCTTTCTGCGAACGTTATGGCTATAATAGCGTGCTGTAGGTTACTTGGAGTTATAGTGACGGGGAACAGTTCCACCCTACCGACCTCGTTATCGAAAACATTGCTAGGTTTCCAAATAGTTAAATCCTCATAATCAACACCAATAGCATAAGGACTCAAGGCTGTATCAAGAGAGCCGTAAAAGTACTCTCTTATGGATGTCCTCTGCAAGGATCTTTTGTATACATCATCAACTGCGGATACACCATCCAATTTaggaatgaaaaaaatattattatttccCAATTCTGGACCAAATGtcttttttactttctCCCAAAGAGGATCCGTTTCAGAACATAGTACTAGCATAATGTTAACATTGAGTTTCTCAATGATATGGTGCAGTTCAGCCAAATTTTCATCCAGTTGTGATATTGATGGCGTATCGACAATGCACCCTGATCTCCTGACTTGAGGATCCAAATGTAACCTTTGACCTACTACTTGACCTAACTGGCTTATACACTCAAGGTATAGATCTTTGTTCTCATTAATCCTTTCCAggccaaaatttttcaccatTGGCTGCTTATTATGTAGTAGTGTGGCACCACTAGTGAGACTCTGACCCCAAGTGGGTAGTTGTGCATCAAGTATATCTGATATTGGGGTGGCAGATATGCATCCAGGAACAGTAAAAATGGGCTGTTGAGGGTCAAGATTGATGTATAGTGGTTGGTAAGCGTTGAATTTCAAAGCGTAAGAACATAGTGTCCTCGATAGGGAAGTCTTCCCGGTTTGCGAACCACCAACAATCACCACTCGAGGGCCTTCAAAGTTAGACATTCGTATCTTCTCCAACATGAAGTGTAGattataaatatatttcatAGTATGGTTAGGCTTGACAGTTATTGTATTCGTAGTTAAATCAGGACATTTCCATAATAATTCTGTTTCTTCGACAGCGTATATGGGAAACTTCCAGTTCTGAAAAGTGTACTCATCATCTACTGCCAACTCGGTGCCAAATATCTCAACTATGCCCGAGTTTACCTTGACTATCAGTTTTCCCTCTGCTTTAAGATCAATTTGCCAATCACTGCCCTTGGGAATAACCAACTTGTGCCATTCGTTATCACCAGTTATCAATTCTTCAGAGGTAGTATGCTCATCAATACCAGGTAGACTTGCCATGATGGTTTAATCGTGTTGGAATTTCGAAAAGAATTAATAGTTTGTTCTTTTCCCTCGATAGAAAGGTCTCTGCTCATTTTTGCCAGCAGTCTTATTTTTTGCtgttattttctattttacCGGGCAATAACAATGAAGAGCACAAATAAGACAAAGAAAGGGAGATCGCCCTTTAAGTAAGTAGATAGATAATTAATATATGTAGCTAAATAAATCGACTTGTCAAGAATATATTTCTCTTATTAATCTCTGTTTTCAGCAATCCACTCGGGCCCGGATTTCAAGACCCACTCGGTCCAGGATCCATCATATAATCTAACATTGGGAACTCCTGCTAGCTCCAATGCTGTCTTGATAATGACTCCTGAAACGCCAGTTCCACAAGAGCAAATAGTTGGTTTACTTGGGTCCAAAGTGCAATGAAAGTCTTTCAATGCCTTTTCCAAAGTAGCGTGTATCGCCTCCCCAGCTTCTGGGTACGTTTTGGTCTCCGGATCAAGTAAACTTCCATATGGTAATGGTTGGGTACCTGGAATATGCCCCGATGGAATGTCGGAACGAGGCTCTGGTTCTGTACCTTCGAATCTACCGAGCGACCTTGCATCGAAAGCATTGAATT
This window contains:
- the APC5 gene encoding anaphase promoting complex subunit 5 (Subunit of the Anaphase-Promoting Complex/Cyclosome (APC/C); APC/C is a ubiquitin-protein ligase required for degradation of anaphase inhibitors, including mitotic cyclins, during the metaphase/anaphase transition; component of the platform domain of the APC/C, based on structural analysis; relative distribution to nuclear foci decreases upon DNA replication stress); this translates as MSKYGPLGITNFITPYDLCILILIHAHCSQDNGISVPTAVFLRLISPTRPSLEWNPLLKDNSNLRSSSIVPPPVLPILDNIIRILLDDKDGNKIALTLMGYLEAINGLDSINRLMMDLEKNCLVNNYRSMKMRTTSTRRQMTRASFLGTFLSTCIRKYQIGDFEMRETIWINLQNFKTVFKHTPLWLRFKDNVHIQKVKNCLLANDEISVEDQQMVEFFQHFNNGNDADSKTMNEENYGTLISIQHLQSIVNRQIVNWLDNTEFNLMGQEETSSTYEEQSGLVFDLLDTLSLNDATKFPLIFILKYLEAIKENSYQTALDSLHNYFDYKSTGNSQNYFHISLLSLATFHSSFNECDAAINSFEEATRIARENKDMETLNLIMIWIINFIEVHPEYANRFYITVEQIIKYLKNSSDVEDANIFSNAYKFETLLSMVKESKTAEVSSSLLKFMAITLQNVPSQNFDLFQSLVSYEVKFWKELGYESISDVYEKFLSKTSSSSLRNYDSSIINQDIKVAFKALEEDDFLKVKQYLLKSESLELDYDQKINLKYLRVKYLVKIGDYDLSMRLINQYVKECCEEVADSNWRFKFEIESINVLLLSDVGIRSLPKIIKLIDEYKEIGNPLRCVILLLKLCEVLIQVGKSMEAECLISCNLSTILEFPFVRKKTDELLESLSVEEDRDVQMT
- the CLP1 gene encoding cleavage polyadenylation factor subunit CLP1 (Component of the cleavage and polyadenylation factor I (CF I); CF 1, composed of the CF 1A complex (Rna14p, Rna15p, Clp1p, Pcf11p) and Hrp1, is involved in cleavage and polyadenylation of mRNA 3' ends; involved in both the endonucleolyitc cleavage and polyadenylation steps of mRNA 3'-end maturation and in gene looping which affects reinitiation of transcription; mutations in human ortholog cause cerebellar neurodegeneration) gives rise to the protein MASLPGIDEHTTSEELITGDNEWHKLVIPKGSDWQIDLKAEGKLIVKVNSGIVEIFGTELAVDDEYTFQNWKFPIYAVEETELLWKCPDLTTNTITVKPNHTMKYIYNLHFMLEKIRMSNFEGPRVVIVGGSQTGKTSLSRTLCSYALKFNAYQPLYINLDPQQPIFTVPGCISATPISDILDAQLPTWGQSLTSGATLLHNKQPMVKNFGLERINENKDLYLECISQLGQVVGQRLHLDPQVRRSGCIVDTPSISQLDENLAELHHIIEKLNVNIMLVLCSETDPLWEKVKKTFGPELGNNNIFFIPKLDGVSAVDDVYKRSLQRTSIREYFYGSLDTALSPYAIGVDYEDLTIWKPSNVFDNEVGRVELFPVTITPSNLQHAIIAITFAERRADQATVIKSPILGFALITEVNEKRRKLRVLLPVPGRLPSKAMILTSYRYLE